The genomic window GGATATCCTGCAGCGTTGGTCACACTAGAACTCGGCTATGCATCTCTTGTTGCCGGAGGTTGTCACAGAGCGGATGGGACGATGGAAGTGACCTCCAATGTCATGTCTTCTGCCCAGTGACCCCTTCACATTGGGGGTTCCCCGTACGTGGCTAGTGGGATGGGTCTGCCCGGGGCCCGGACGTGGCTAGTGGGATGGATCGGCCCGGAGGTGGCCGGGatctcgggggggggggcccatgaTAAGTGTAACGAGCAGTGGGGACGGGGCGTCCGCTCAGTGACCGCTTCACATTGGGGGTGCCCCGGACGTGGTTAGTGGGATGGGTTGGCCCGGAGGTGGCCGggatctcgggggggggggggccatgaTAATGTAACGAGCAGTGGGGATGGGGCGTCCGCTCAGTGACCGCTTCACATTGGTGGTGCCCCGGACGTGGTTAGTGGGATGGGTCGGCCCGGAGGTGGCCGGGATCTCGGGGGGCCATGATAATGTAACGAGCAGTGGGGACGGGGCGTCCGCTCGGTGGGACTGTACGTGATATTATAAACTCTGCGTCTATTAGAAATGCACTTTGTCACCACCTCATTTATGGGATGAAGTAAATGATGGATGGAAGTTGTGGATTTTGTTGTGTTGCGCTGGGACATATTTGAGGGTTTAGCGCTGGGACTGTGTGAGGGGGCGGGGGAGGGGCGGTTTGTATTGTTGCACTTTAAATCAAGATTATAATAAAAAATgtagtgaattaaaaaaaataaaaagatgacaTTGCTGGTGGACGGCCCCGGGGCTGGGGGTCCAGACTTCTGCAGGGAACTAAAGTGAATGTAGGCAAGCTGCAGGGTGACCTAACAGGCGGGGGTGCAGGCGGGGGTGTGGGGGAGCAGGCGGCGGTGTGGGGGTGCAGGCAGCAGGTGGGTATGTTCGGGTCCAGGTGGGTATGTTGGGGGTCTAGGTGGGCTGCAGGCAGGTAATAGGGGGGGGCTGCAGGGGGGGGGTGTTGGTGAAGGTGGGGCTGCAGGTGGGGATGTGGGGGTGCAGGCTGCAGGGCGGGTATTGGGGCTGGGGCTGCAGGTGGGGGTGTTTGTATAATGACTCATGTTTGTAGACCATTGTCAGGAATAATATGGGGGCGGGTGAGGAGATGTGGGGTGTTGGTGGCCCCTGTAGTCGGAGCCGTGGTCGGGGGCGGGTGAGGAGATGTGGGGTGTTGGTGGCTCCTGTAGTCGGAGCCGTGGTCGGGGGTGGGTGAGGAGATGTGGGGTGTTGGTGGCTCCTGTAGTCGGAGCCGTGGTCGGGGGCGGGTGAGGAGATGTGGGGTGTTGGTAGCTCCTGTAGTCGGAGCCGTGGTCGGGGGTGGGTGAGGAGATGTGGGGTGTTGGTGGCTCCTGTAGTCGGAGCCGTGGTCGGTGGTGGTTGAGGAGATGTGGGGTGTTGGTGGCCCCTGTAGTCGGAGCCGTGGTCGGGGGCGGGTGAGGAGATGTGGGGTGTTGGTGCCTCCTGTAGTCAGAGCCGTGGTCGGGGGTGGGTGAGGAGATGTGGGGTGTTGGTGGCTCCTGTAGTCGGAGCCGTGGTCGGGGGCGGGTGAGGAGATGTGGGGTGTTGGTAGCTCCTGTAGTCGGAGCCGTGGTCGGGGGTGGGTGAGGAGATGTGGGGTGTTGGTAGCTCCTGTAGTCGGAGCCGTGGTCGGGGGTGGGTGAGGAGATGTGGGGTGTTGGTAGCTCCTGTAGTCGGAGCCGTGGTCGGGGGTGGGTGAGGAGATGTGGGGTGTTGGTGGCTCCTGTAGTCAGAGCCGTGCTCTCGTCAGGTTCTCATCTCTCTGACCCTCGCTGGTTTTGCTTCTCCTCAGGACGGTGGCTTTGAGTGAGGGTCCGTGTAAGCGGCACTGAATGCTGGCTCCAGAATGGGGGTTTGGGGGTTCCTGAAGACTCAGTTTGTGGTCCACCTGCTGATTGGCTTTGTGTTTGTTGTAAGCGGCCTCGTCATCAATTTCCTGCAGCTTTGTACCCTCCCGCTATGGAGCTACAACAAGCAGCTGTACCGCAGGGTCAACTGCCGCCTGTCCTACTCGCTGTGGAGCCGTAAGTACCTTGGGGGGGGGTGCAGGGGCGTCGGGAGGGTCTCATGTGTGGTGACTTTGTGCCGTCTCCCCCCACAGAGTTGGTGATGCTGCTGGAGTGGTGGTCCGGCACACAGTGCACCCTTTTCACTGACCAGCAGACTGTGGATCACTTTGGGAAGGAGCACGCCATCATTATCCTCAATCACAACTTTGAGATCGACTTCCTGTGCGGATGGACGATGTGTGAACGTTTTGGAGTCTTGGGGGTGAGTACAGAGACGAGCGCAACGTCCTGCCGGAGCCGCCGCTGGGCTCATCGTGATCTCACTGCGCACCGTGGCTTCTCCGTTGTGTGGGCAGCTGTAATATTACTGGACATCCCGCGGCTCATCGTGATCTCACTGCGCGCCATGGCTTCTCCGTTGTATGCTGTAATATTACTGGACATCCCGCGGCTGCCGTCATCCGCTGGGGTCATCGTGATCTCACTGCGCACCGTGGCTTCTCCGTTGTATGGGCAGCTGTAATATTACTGGACATCCCGCGGCTGCCGTCATCCGCTGGGGTCATCGTGATCTCACTGCGCACCGTGGCTTCTCCGTTGTGTGGGCAGCTGTAATATTACTGGACATCCCGGGGCTGCCGTCATCCGCTGGGGTCATCGTGATCTCACTGCGCGCCGTGGCTTCTCCGTTGTATGGGCAGCTGTAATATTACTGGACATCCCGGGGCTGCCGTCATCCGCTGGGGTCAAGCCTTTATTTTCTTCCTGTTTGTTCTTCTCTCTCCAAAGAGCTCAAAAGTTCTTGCAAAGAAAGAGCTGCTGATGGTCCCGCTGATCGGCTGGACCTGGTACTTCCTGGAAATCGTCTTCTGTAAACGCAAGTGGGAAGAAGATCGGGACAAGGTCGTCCATGGACTGCAGAGCTTGCGGGACTACCCCGAGTACATGTGGGTGAGTGTCATGGAGGTGGTGGGCCCCTCCGCACAAGACCCTTATAGGTTTTTATAAGAAACTGCTTATGCTGTGGTTGTAGAAGGCCCTGGTGACCGCTCATCCACCGCACAGATTCTCGTTATCTGACTGGGCCTGTGTCTCGTTTCTCTCGGTGACGATCTATGATGTGACCCCCGACCCCCCTCATTGTCCATGCCGGGGGCGGCTTTACTGACTTTGTTTTTTCCCCCTCGTAGTTCTTGCTGTACTGTGAAGGGACGAGGTTCACCGAAACCAAACATAAGATCAGCATGGAAGTGGCAGATAAGAAGGGGCTGGCGCGGCTGAAACATCATCTGCTGCCGCGAACCAAAGGTTTCACCACCGCGGTCCAGTGCCTCCGCGGGACAGGTGATCTGCTCATGTGAAGCTCTAGTATTGAGAACCTTTAGCTGCAGTGTTAGTGATGAGAAGCCTCCGGGGACCTTGAGCTCCAGGCCTCCGCCACCAGAAATACTTATACCACCGCGGCAGTGACGGGATTACATCCTGCGGGTCCGGGGGTGGACGCAGCGCTCCGGCCTTCAATACAAAGTCCATGTCAGGACTCATCCACGTCACTGAGAGGAAGGAGCTCAGATGTAATATAGATGTTAGTCAGCGGGGGGCGCTCCCACCCTGCGTCCGAGCTGTGGACTCCTCACATGTATCTGTATATTCTTCAGTAAGCCCCCGTCTTGTGCGCCCTGTTTATTACGCTGcgttgacgttttttttttttcttcttgcagTCACTGCTGTTTATGACGTGACCCTGAATTTCCGTGGAAATAAGAATCCATCTTTACTGGGGATTTTGTATGGGAAGAAATATGAAGCGGACATGTGTGTGAGGTGAGCTGCATGGCCGCCATCCAGTCCCACAACAAGATCCTGACAGCCTTGTCCCCTCCCCCATCTGTCTGATTTCTTCTCCGGTATAGCTTCGCCCTCTCCCATTCTTGCTTTTCGTTTACTCCTCGTGTCTCCTCAGGCGTTTCCCTCTGGACGAGATCCC from Rhinoderma darwinii isolate aRhiDar2 unplaced genomic scaffold, aRhiDar2.hap1 Scaffold_2399, whole genome shotgun sequence includes these protein-coding regions:
- the AGPAT3 gene encoding 1-acyl-sn-glycerol-3-phosphate acyltransferase gamma, yielding MGVWGFLKTQFVVHLLIGFVFVVSGLVINFLQLCTLPLWSYNKQLYRRVNCRLSYSLWSQLVMLLEWWSGTQCTLFTDQQTVDHFGKEHAIIILNHNFEIDFLCGWTMCERFGVLGSSKVLAKKELLMVPLIGWTWYFLEIVFCKRKWEEDRDKVVHGLQSLRDYPEYMWFLLYCEGTRFTETKHKISMEVADKKGLARLKHHLLPRTKGFTTAVQCLRGTVTAVYDVTLNFRGNKNPSLLGILYGKKYEADMCVRRFPLDEIPLDEREAADWLHKLYQEKDALQEQYIQEGTFPGTQIVPTRRPWTLLNFLFWATLLLSPLISFAIGIFASGSPLLILSFMGFMWIASFAVRRLIGVTEIERGSSYGNSSAKKRD